One segment of Arthrobacter sp. MMS18-M83 DNA contains the following:
- the lpdA gene encoding dihydrolipoyl dehydrogenase, whose amino-acid sequence MADQATAQEFDILVLGGGSGGYATALRAVQLGFTVGLVEKAKLGGTCLHNGCIPTKALLHSAELADHARDSAKYGVNVTLDSIDITAVNAYKDGIVAGKYKGLQGLIKSKGITVIEGEGKLQGTDTVVVNGTAYKGKNIVLATGSYSRSLPGLEIGGRVITSDEALTMDYIPKSVIVLGGGVIGVEFASVWKSFGVDVTIVEGLPSLVPNEDTAIVKNLERAFKKRGIKFSTGVFFQGVEQDDNGVKVTLVDGQTFEADLLLVAVGRGPVTANLGYEEAGITLDRGFVITNERLHTGVGNVYAVGDIVPGVQLAHRGYQQGIFVAEEIAGLNPVVVEDVNVPKVTFCEPEIATVGYTEKGAKEKFGEDQVQTQEYNLAGNGKSSILGTGGIVKVVRQKDGPVVGIHMIGSRMGEQIGEAQLIVNWEAHPEDVAQFIHAHPTQNETLGEVHLALAGKPLHG is encoded by the coding sequence GTGGCCGATCAGGCAACTGCGCAAGAATTCGACATCCTGGTACTCGGTGGCGGCAGCGGCGGCTACGCCACGGCTCTGCGTGCCGTTCAGCTTGGTTTCACCGTTGGTCTCGTCGAGAAGGCAAAGCTCGGCGGCACCTGCCTGCACAACGGGTGTATCCCCACCAAGGCACTGCTGCACTCTGCCGAACTGGCCGATCACGCACGCGATTCCGCCAAGTACGGCGTCAACGTCACGTTGGACAGCATCGACATCACCGCCGTGAACGCTTACAAGGACGGAATCGTCGCCGGTAAGTACAAGGGCCTGCAGGGACTCATTAAGTCCAAGGGCATCACGGTCATCGAAGGCGAAGGCAAGCTCCAGGGCACCGACACCGTAGTAGTCAACGGCACTGCGTACAAGGGCAAGAACATCGTTCTCGCCACCGGCTCGTACTCCCGTTCGCTGCCCGGCCTCGAAATCGGCGGCCGCGTCATCACTTCCGACGAAGCGCTGACCATGGACTACATCCCGAAGAGTGTCATCGTCCTCGGCGGCGGCGTCATCGGTGTCGAATTCGCTTCTGTATGGAAGTCCTTCGGCGTCGACGTCACGATCGTTGAAGGCCTCCCTTCCCTGGTTCCCAACGAAGACACCGCCATCGTCAAGAACCTTGAGCGCGCCTTCAAGAAGCGCGGCATCAAGTTCAGCACCGGCGTCTTCTTCCAGGGCGTGGAGCAGGACGACAACGGCGTGAAGGTCACCTTGGTTGACGGCCAGACCTTCGAAGCCGATCTCCTCCTGGTTGCCGTAGGCCGCGGCCCGGTCACCGCCAACCTTGGCTACGAAGAAGCAGGTATCACCCTCGACCGAGGCTTCGTCATCACCAACGAACGCCTGCACACCGGCGTCGGCAACGTCTACGCCGTCGGCGACATCGTCCCCGGCGTCCAGTTGGCCCACCGCGGGTACCAGCAGGGCATCTTCGTCGCCGAAGAGATCGCGGGCCTGAACCCGGTGGTCGTTGAAGACGTGAACGTCCCGAAGGTCACTTTCTGCGAACCTGAAATCGCCACCGTTGGCTACACCGAAAAGGGGGCCAAGGAGAAGTTCGGCGAGGACCAGGTCCAGACCCAGGAATACAACCTGGCCGGCAACGGCAAGAGCTCCATCCTGGGCACCGGCGGTATCGTGAAGGTCGTCCGCCAGAAGGACGGCCCCGTCGTCGGTATCCACATGATCGGCTCCCGCATGGGTGAACAGATCGGCGAAGCACAGCTGATCGTCAACTGGGAAGCACACCCGGAGGACGTGGCTCAGTTCATCCACGCGCACCCGACGCAGAACGAGACCCTGGGCGAAGTCCACCTCGCCCTGGCGGGCAAGCCGCTCCACGGCTAA
- the sucB gene encoding 2-oxoglutarate dehydrogenase, E2 component, dihydrolipoamide succinyltransferase: MSESVNLPALGESVTEGTVTRWLKQVGDRVEVDEPLLEVSTDKVDTEIPSPIAGIIEEILVAEDETAEVGAPLVRIGSGSNGAAAPAAAPVAEAPAAPAAEPAAASAAAPAAASGHDVTLPALGESVTEGTVTRWLKAVGDTVEVDEPLLEVSTDKVDTEIPSPVAGTLLEIRVNEDDTAEVGSVLAVIGSGAPAAAAPAPEAAPAPAAAAPAAAPASAAPAPVVEAVPAAAPAAPPAPAPVAESAAAAAPAPVTTESGYVTPLVRKLANQNGVDITTVTGTGVGGRIRKQDVLAAAEAKKAAAAAPAPASAAPAAPSKPAAAPVVASSLRGTVEKAPRIRQVIARRMRESLETSTQLTQVHEVDMTKIAKLRLKAKGSFEAQNGVKLTFLPFIAKAVAEALKQHPKLNAAYDEAKQEITYHNAEHLAIAVDTDKGLLVPVISDAGNLNLAGLASKIADVAGRTRQGKIGPDELSGGTFSITNIGSVGALFDTPIINQPQVGILGTGAIVKRPVVVADENGDDSIAIRSMMYLSLTYDHRLVDGADAGRFLQTLKARLEEGSFEADLGL; encoded by the coding sequence ATGTCTGAATCCGTTAACTTGCCCGCCCTTGGTGAAAGCGTCACCGAAGGCACCGTCACTCGCTGGCTCAAGCAGGTTGGTGACCGAGTGGAAGTCGACGAGCCCCTGCTCGAAGTTTCCACCGACAAAGTAGACACTGAAATCCCGTCTCCTATTGCCGGCATCATCGAAGAGATCCTCGTAGCTGAAGACGAGACCGCCGAAGTCGGCGCTCCCTTGGTCCGGATCGGCAGCGGCAGCAATGGCGCAGCAGCTCCCGCAGCAGCACCTGTGGCAGAAGCACCGGCCGCCCCCGCAGCCGAGCCGGCTGCGGCATCCGCAGCAGCTCCTGCCGCCGCATCGGGCCACGATGTGACCCTCCCGGCCCTCGGCGAAAGTGTCACCGAAGGCACGGTAACCCGCTGGCTCAAGGCCGTCGGCGACACCGTCGAGGTCGACGAGCCCCTCCTCGAGGTGTCCACCGACAAGGTCGACACCGAAATCCCCTCCCCTGTTGCCGGTACCCTGCTGGAAATCCGCGTCAACGAAGACGACACCGCTGAAGTCGGATCAGTCCTGGCCGTCATCGGCTCCGGCGCCCCCGCCGCCGCTGCACCGGCACCCGAAGCTGCTCCCGCACCAGCCGCAGCCGCTCCGGCCGCCGCCCCCGCTTCTGCTGCCCCCGCGCCCGTTGTTGAGGCAGTACCGGCAGCAGCACCCGCCGCCCCGCCAGCTCCGGCCCCGGTTGCCGAGTCCGCAGCAGCCGCAGCTCCGGCCCCGGTCACAACAGAATCCGGATACGTCACCCCCCTCGTCCGCAAGCTTGCCAACCAGAACGGTGTCGACATCACCACCGTGACGGGCACCGGCGTCGGCGGCCGGATCCGGAAGCAGGACGTGCTCGCCGCGGCCGAGGCAAAGAAGGCAGCAGCTGCCGCTCCCGCGCCGGCCTCCGCAGCTCCTGCGGCCCCCAGCAAGCCTGCCGCCGCTCCCGTGGTTGCCTCTTCGCTGCGCGGGACCGTGGAAAAGGCTCCGCGCATCCGCCAGGTCATCGCCCGCCGCATGCGCGAGTCACTCGAAACCTCCACGCAGCTGACCCAGGTGCACGAGGTCGACATGACCAAGATCGCCAAGCTCCGGCTCAAGGCCAAGGGTTCCTTCGAAGCCCAGAACGGCGTCAAGCTCACGTTCCTACCGTTCATCGCCAAGGCCGTCGCTGAAGCACTGAAGCAGCACCCCAAGCTGAACGCTGCCTACGACGAAGCCAAGCAGGAAATCACCTACCACAACGCGGAACACCTCGCGATTGCTGTAGACACGGACAAGGGCCTCCTGGTCCCGGTTATTTCCGACGCCGGCAACCTGAACCTTGCAGGCCTGGCCAGCAAGATCGCCGACGTCGCCGGCCGCACCCGCCAGGGAAAGATCGGTCCTGACGAGCTGTCCGGCGGCACCTTCAGCATCACCAACATCGGTTCTGTGGGCGCCCTGTTCGACACGCCGATCATCAACCAGCCGCAGGTGGGAATCCTCGGCACCGGTGCCATTGTCAAGCGCCCGGTGGTGGTTGCCGACGAGAACGGCGATGACTCGATCGCCATCCGCTCCATGATGTACCTGTCCCTGACGTACGACCACCGCTTGGTTGACGGCGCCGACGCCGGCCGTTTCCTGCAGACCCTCAAGGCCCGCCTTGAGGAAGGTTCCTTCGAAGCTGACCTGGGTCTCTGA
- a CDS encoding OsmC family protein — MATTRTAHTVWNGNLIEGAGNTTLDSSGLGNFDVTWKARAESAEGKTSPEELIAAAHSACFSMAFSNGVAGAGFTPEEVNTKADVTFQPGVGITGVHLTVSARIPGVSEEEFQRLAEDAKVNCPVSQALRATPITLEASLAS, encoded by the coding sequence ATGGCTACAACACGCACCGCACACACCGTATGGAACGGCAACCTGATCGAAGGCGCCGGCAACACCACGCTGGACAGCTCCGGACTCGGAAACTTCGACGTCACTTGGAAGGCCCGCGCGGAGTCCGCAGAGGGTAAGACCAGCCCGGAAGAGTTGATTGCTGCAGCACACTCGGCATGCTTCTCGATGGCCTTCAGCAACGGCGTGGCAGGCGCAGGCTTCACCCCCGAAGAGGTCAACACCAAGGCCGACGTCACATTCCAGCCAGGTGTTGGCATCACCGGCGTCCACCTCACTGTGAGCGCACGCATCCCGGGTGTCTCCGAGGAAGAATTCCAGCGCCTGGCCGAAGACGCCAAGGTGAACTGCCCGGTCTCACAGGCACTCCGAGCAACCCCGATCACGCTGGAAGCCTCTTTGGCTTCCTAG
- a CDS encoding S41 family peptidase produces the protein MTSSSYFRFPHLHGDLLTFVAEDDVWIAPVAGGRAWRISAQQLPARNPRFSPDGKRLVWTTIVGAAPEVVTAEVDGGGYRQLSYFGHSTTRVKGFTSQGDVVVTSAFEQAEGRHTHAYALPLDGGPAVELPFGPVESLVFGPEVGDERPVVLASVLSREPAWWKRYRGGTAGKLWIDADGNGEFARMVPELDGNLADPLWVGGRIAFLSDHEGYGNLYSVQPDGTNLRRHTDHEDFYVRHAASDGKRVIFESAGELWILPTLEADAEAVRVDITLGSASQSRQPAPLKVAAHLGEVFPNASGSASAVESHGTIHWLRHKDGPSRVVEATPGVRARLPRPLIDGRIAYVADHDGVDSIYIKRIAPRVPRPALAAPVQDAATVAPGTDVPPASDEAGADQLPRPVSASAIAGQPVVPAVRHAKPHTEAAPASEGSTAAFDVVPGGQADELRVDFQRIDFPRAARPSALEASPDGRRLAVGTAFGDVYLADTDSGTLSLVVSVGDGSIDRLAWSPDSQWLAWSEPVTSFGSRSKLRMVNTASPEDIVDVTDGRFCDESPAFTPDGKFLAFLSNRSFDPVYDGHAFDLSFPSPIKPYLVALAAGTPSPFGPVVDLFEEAEAAAETTADAKDGATGGAKDGAGSTVRVRVDLDGLALRVIGVPVPQGNYSDLSAAGEALLWFDTPLSGVTGEGRGKVQDKAPAPALVRYELSKQKQVTLASAVERYRVSGDGKKLVFVNDKHVIAVPSDTKVDDDSSERVNVELNRIRVIMDPLAVWGQAFDEAWRLQRDFFWTEDMAGQDWEGVHRLYRPVVERLGSHDDLVDLLWELHGELGTSHAYVRPAAAGEPGSNGQGRLGADLKFTEAGWKITRILAGDSSDPLSNSPLTRPGADAKVGDVVLAIDGVGLSADRTPAKQLVGAAGRTVELTLLNGDGHGDAAGRQRRIAVVPVKDEERLRYQEWIHANRRTVREASDGKFGYLHVPDMMANGWAQLHRDLDTETALDGLIVDVRRNRGGHTSQLVAELIGRKVTGWSMPRGEKARTYPQHAPRGPVIILADEFAGSDGDIITQVSKLRGIGPVIGTRTWGGVVGIDNRFSLADGTGVTQPRYATWFSGGIGWSVENFGVEPDIEVVFPPHAYAAGMDPQLEYGIGALKEMVQELPTDRPPLREGYRKVRPGALPARPQQG, from the coding sequence ATGACCTCCTCCAGCTACTTCCGTTTCCCGCATTTGCATGGTGATCTACTCACCTTCGTGGCCGAAGACGACGTTTGGATCGCGCCCGTGGCCGGAGGCCGCGCGTGGCGGATTTCAGCCCAGCAGTTGCCCGCACGCAATCCGCGCTTCAGCCCGGACGGCAAGCGGCTTGTCTGGACGACGATCGTCGGCGCGGCTCCCGAGGTGGTGACAGCAGAGGTCGACGGCGGCGGGTACCGGCAGTTGAGCTACTTTGGCCACAGCACTACCCGGGTCAAAGGATTCACCTCCCAGGGCGACGTTGTGGTCACCTCCGCTTTCGAACAGGCCGAGGGGCGGCACACCCACGCCTACGCCTTGCCGCTTGACGGCGGCCCCGCCGTCGAACTTCCCTTCGGTCCGGTGGAATCGCTGGTGTTCGGTCCGGAAGTGGGAGATGAGCGTCCCGTTGTCCTCGCCAGCGTGCTCTCCCGCGAGCCCGCTTGGTGGAAACGGTATCGCGGCGGTACAGCTGGAAAGCTGTGGATCGACGCCGACGGGAACGGAGAGTTTGCCCGCATGGTCCCCGAACTCGACGGGAATCTCGCGGACCCGCTGTGGGTAGGTGGCCGGATTGCCTTCCTTTCGGACCACGAGGGTTACGGAAATCTCTACTCCGTGCAGCCCGACGGAACCAATCTGCGCCGGCACACCGATCATGAAGATTTCTATGTCCGGCACGCTGCGAGCGACGGCAAGCGGGTCATCTTCGAATCGGCCGGCGAGTTGTGGATCCTGCCGACGCTCGAGGCCGATGCAGAGGCGGTACGGGTCGACATTACGCTCGGCTCGGCATCGCAGTCGCGCCAGCCGGCACCACTGAAGGTAGCCGCCCACTTGGGCGAAGTGTTCCCGAATGCCTCTGGTTCGGCCAGCGCGGTGGAATCCCACGGAACCATCCATTGGCTGCGCCACAAGGACGGGCCGTCGCGGGTGGTCGAAGCGACTCCCGGCGTGCGGGCAAGGCTTCCGCGGCCCCTCATCGACGGTCGTATCGCCTATGTGGCGGACCACGACGGCGTCGACTCCATTTACATCAAAAGAATCGCCCCGCGTGTCCCGCGACCGGCCCTCGCAGCCCCGGTCCAGGACGCCGCCACAGTGGCGCCCGGAACCGACGTGCCGCCCGCATCCGACGAGGCCGGCGCCGATCAATTGCCCCGCCCCGTCTCGGCGTCAGCCATCGCGGGACAGCCGGTGGTGCCCGCGGTTCGGCATGCGAAGCCGCACACGGAAGCCGCTCCGGCTTCAGAGGGCAGCACAGCAGCGTTCGACGTCGTTCCGGGGGGCCAGGCGGACGAGCTGCGGGTTGATTTCCAGCGGATCGACTTCCCCAGGGCAGCCCGCCCAAGCGCCCTTGAGGCCAGCCCTGACGGCCGACGGCTTGCTGTCGGTACAGCATTCGGTGACGTCTACCTTGCCGACACGGACAGCGGCACTTTGTCGCTGGTTGTGAGCGTGGGGGATGGCAGCATTGACCGACTCGCGTGGTCGCCGGACTCACAATGGCTTGCGTGGTCCGAACCTGTGACGTCGTTTGGGTCGCGGAGCAAGCTGCGGATGGTCAATACAGCCAGCCCGGAAGACATTGTGGATGTCACCGACGGCCGTTTCTGTGACGAATCACCGGCATTCACCCCCGACGGCAAGTTCCTGGCGTTCCTGTCGAATCGCAGTTTTGATCCCGTCTACGACGGCCACGCCTTCGATTTGTCCTTCCCCAGCCCGATCAAGCCGTACCTCGTGGCTCTCGCGGCGGGCACTCCCTCTCCCTTCGGGCCGGTCGTAGACCTGTTTGAGGAGGCCGAGGCTGCCGCAGAGACGACGGCCGATGCGAAGGACGGTGCGACGGGCGGCGCGAAGGACGGTGCGGGTTCGACTGTCCGTGTCCGGGTGGACCTTGATGGCCTGGCACTGCGCGTCATCGGCGTCCCGGTCCCGCAAGGCAACTACTCGGATCTTTCTGCAGCCGGCGAGGCGCTGTTGTGGTTCGACACCCCGCTTTCAGGTGTTACAGGGGAGGGCCGGGGGAAGGTGCAGGACAAGGCACCGGCTCCCGCTTTGGTCCGCTACGAGCTTTCGAAGCAAAAGCAGGTCACCTTGGCTTCGGCGGTTGAGCGCTACCGGGTGTCGGGCGACGGCAAGAAACTGGTCTTCGTCAACGACAAGCATGTTATTGCCGTGCCCTCGGACACCAAGGTTGATGATGACTCAAGTGAGCGCGTCAACGTTGAACTCAACCGAATCCGGGTCATCATGGATCCGCTGGCTGTGTGGGGGCAAGCGTTCGACGAAGCATGGCGGCTGCAGCGGGACTTCTTCTGGACCGAGGACATGGCCGGCCAGGACTGGGAAGGGGTGCACCGCCTGTACCGTCCCGTCGTCGAACGCCTGGGATCGCACGACGACCTGGTGGACCTCCTGTGGGAACTCCATGGCGAACTCGGCACCTCCCACGCCTATGTACGTCCGGCGGCTGCGGGTGAACCCGGAAGCAACGGACAGGGCCGACTCGGTGCCGATCTTAAGTTCACGGAGGCTGGCTGGAAGATCACGCGCATCCTCGCGGGAGACTCCTCAGACCCCCTGTCCAACTCGCCGTTGACGCGACCCGGAGCCGACGCGAAGGTGGGCGACGTCGTCTTGGCGATTGACGGCGTCGGGCTTTCAGCGGACCGCACTCCTGCAAAACAACTGGTGGGCGCTGCTGGCCGCACCGTGGAACTCACGCTCCTCAATGGAGATGGACACGGGGACGCGGCCGGTCGGCAGCGGCGTATTGCCGTGGTTCCGGTGAAGGACGAGGAACGCCTGCGGTACCAGGAATGGATACATGCCAACCGGCGTACCGTACGCGAGGCCTCGGATGGAAAGTTCGGCTACCTGCACGTGCCGGACATGATGGCCAATGGCTGGGCACAGCTTCACAGGGATCTCGATACCGAGACCGCCCTGGACGGGTTGATTGTTGATGTCAGGCGCAACCGCGGCGGCCACACGTCTCAACTGGTGGCTGAGCTGATCGGCCGCAAGGTCACGGGTTGGAGCATGCCCCGGGGCGAAAAGGCACGAACGTACCCCCAACACGCTCCGCGGGGACCGGTCATTATCCTCGCCGACGAATTCGCGGGCTCCGACGGCGACATCATCACGCAGGTGTCCAAGCTCCGCGGCATCGGCCCCGTCATCGGCACGCGGACTTGGGGTGGCGTTGTGGGCATCGACAACCGCTTCTCCTTGGCTGACGGCACGGGTGTGACCCAGCCGCGTTATGCCACGTGGTTCTCCGGCGGCATCGGCTGGAGCGTGGAGAACTTCGGGGTTGAGCCCGACATCGAAGTAGTGTTCCCGCCGCACGCTTACGCAGCGGGCATGGATCCCCAGTTGGAGTACGGGATCGGCGCGCTCAAGGAAATGGTCCAGGAATTGCCCACTGACCGGCCTCCGCTGCGCGAAGGCTACCGTAAGGTCCGTCCGGGCGCACTGCCCGCCAGGCCGCAACAGGGCTGA
- a CDS encoding TIGR01777 family oxidoreductase, whose translation MRIVISGASGFIGTALTERLLSKGHDIVRLVRRPPTGTGEAQWGPGAGQLDEAVLDGADAVVNLSGAGIGDRRWTKARVQEIIDSRLRSTKTLTAAMGRLGTPPGTFLSQSASGYYGSSRAGMLREEAGPGKGMLATLCVDWEAAARTAPAGVRVVTPRTGVVLSPDGGALGPLLPLLKLGVGGPLGNGRQYWPWISLVDEVSAFEYLLDSPLEGPVNVCAPESADVNAIVAQLAAALHRPAFLRVPAPALRLVLGGHLAEELVLANQRMEPAKLMAAGFDWQHPALADAARWVASGGN comes from the coding sequence ATGCGAATCGTGATTTCGGGTGCATCGGGATTTATCGGAACCGCGCTGACCGAGCGTCTTCTTAGCAAGGGGCACGATATCGTCCGGCTAGTTCGCCGCCCACCAACAGGAACCGGCGAGGCACAGTGGGGTCCTGGAGCGGGGCAATTGGACGAGGCGGTCCTGGACGGTGCAGACGCGGTGGTGAATCTCTCCGGGGCAGGCATCGGGGACCGTCGCTGGACCAAAGCACGTGTGCAGGAAATCATCGACTCACGCCTGCGGTCAACTAAAACACTCACGGCTGCGATGGGACGGCTTGGAACTCCGCCCGGAACGTTTCTGAGCCAGTCGGCGTCGGGTTATTACGGCTCGTCCCGTGCCGGTATGCTCCGCGAGGAAGCGGGACCGGGCAAGGGCATGCTAGCCACCCTGTGCGTTGATTGGGAGGCTGCCGCCCGCACGGCCCCTGCGGGGGTGCGGGTCGTGACCCCGCGCACCGGCGTAGTCCTCAGCCCTGACGGCGGGGCGCTCGGGCCACTTCTGCCGTTGTTGAAGTTGGGCGTGGGTGGTCCGCTAGGAAATGGCAGGCAATACTGGCCATGGATTTCCTTGGTGGATGAAGTCTCCGCTTTCGAATACCTGCTCGACTCTCCCCTCGAGGGTCCCGTCAATGTCTGCGCCCCCGAAAGTGCCGACGTCAACGCGATCGTTGCCCAGCTGGCGGCAGCGCTCCACCGGCCCGCGTTCCTCCGCGTACCTGCTCCGGCGTTGCGCCTCGTGTTAGGCGGCCATCTGGCAGAGGAACTGGTTCTTGCCAACCAGCGCATGGAACCGGCCAAGCTCATGGCCGCCGGCTTTGACTGGCAGCACCCCGCACTGGCTGACGCGGCCCGATGGGTGGCAAGCGGCGGCAACTGA
- a CDS encoding serine/threonine protein kinase, with product MENFAPGTGGQDDSGAMRSKETNPAEPVIPGFVPVRELGRGGSATVWLATEMRSGSSFAVKCFPRIPEMRDPGDAESSMLRELHLLSRLDHKHLVKVRGVVQLGGAFDGGLGLVMDYAPGGSLGQLLSSRGRLSVGETVTILTPLAQALAYLHHQGMTHSDVSSGNVLFTAQGKPLLSDLGVSRMVGDGAGVPDSGTPGFADPGPMVSGAAELHPERDTYALAALGWYCLTGSAPDSAARRPPLTLLVPAVPAALAAAIEAGLHPEGQQRPSAAELGIAIYRSAAPAAVDLSDAVHATVVPELLTRRRASRPRAKRTPIKAFFGRFRSPWGGRTGRPAAALVSARRRAAPIVLALGTLVAAGSATAVWWTGDRGPGAAQQAQRPAQASGRDEPRHMGTALDGVPAALQVQIRSQNPEEAIRGLSALRDRAFSIGKFELLEYINVEGSAAAVADGKIRDGLERAGVVLSGFSTTLISTGVEGAAGRDRATVAVTLETSAYEERDASGQVVHVRPAGKPQELRVVLLRDGEGWKIAEILARQT from the coding sequence ATGGAGAATTTTGCGCCCGGCACGGGTGGTCAGGACGACTCGGGCGCCATGCGCTCCAAGGAGACCAACCCTGCCGAACCTGTGATTCCCGGCTTTGTGCCCGTCCGTGAGCTTGGCCGCGGCGGAAGCGCCACGGTATGGCTCGCCACGGAGATGCGTTCGGGGAGCAGCTTCGCCGTGAAATGCTTTCCCCGGATACCAGAGATGCGGGACCCGGGCGACGCCGAGTCTTCCATGCTTCGCGAGCTGCACCTTCTGTCGCGGCTGGACCACAAGCATCTTGTCAAGGTGCGTGGCGTCGTCCAATTGGGAGGGGCGTTCGACGGCGGCCTGGGCTTGGTCATGGATTACGCTCCCGGGGGTTCGCTGGGGCAGTTGCTCTCCAGCAGGGGGCGCCTCAGCGTGGGGGAGACAGTGACTATCCTGACTCCCCTCGCGCAGGCTTTGGCCTATCTGCACCACCAGGGCATGACGCATTCCGACGTTTCATCCGGGAACGTGCTTTTCACTGCCCAGGGGAAACCGCTTTTGTCGGATCTGGGGGTTTCGCGCATGGTGGGGGATGGTGCCGGCGTCCCGGATTCCGGAACGCCCGGCTTCGCGGATCCGGGACCGATGGTCAGTGGGGCTGCGGAACTCCACCCTGAGCGAGATACCTACGCCCTTGCCGCCCTTGGCTGGTATTGCCTCACCGGCTCCGCCCCGGACAGTGCGGCCCGCAGGCCACCGCTGACGCTCCTGGTGCCGGCAGTCCCCGCTGCCCTCGCCGCTGCCATCGAGGCCGGACTTCATCCAGAGGGGCAGCAAAGGCCTTCCGCGGCGGAACTTGGTATCGCCATCTACCGGAGCGCGGCCCCGGCGGCTGTGGACCTTTCGGATGCGGTGCACGCGACGGTTGTTCCGGAACTGCTGACCCGGCGTCGGGCTTCTCGTCCTCGCGCGAAACGGACCCCCATCAAGGCATTTTTCGGCCGCTTTCGCTCGCCATGGGGAGGGCGAACAGGCCGGCCGGCAGCTGCGCTCGTTTCCGCACGACGGCGGGCGGCGCCCATCGTGCTCGCTCTCGGGACACTGGTGGCGGCCGGATCAGCAACCGCGGTGTGGTGGACGGGTGATCGAGGACCGGGAGCTGCGCAGCAAGCGCAGAGGCCGGCACAGGCGTCGGGGCGGGATGAACCCAGACACATGGGTACCGCCCTCGACGGCGTTCCCGCCGCCCTACAAGTGCAGATCCGCTCCCAAAACCCCGAGGAAGCCATCAGGGGACTATCGGCCCTCCGGGACAGGGCGTTCAGTATCGGCAAGTTTGAACTACTGGAATACATCAACGTGGAGGGCTCTGCGGCAGCTGTTGCCGACGGCAAAATCAGGGACGGACTGGAGAGGGCCGGCGTCGTTCTTTCGGGTTTCTCCACCACCTTGATCAGCACGGGCGTGGAAGGTGCTGCCGGCCGGGACCGCGCGACGGTTGCCGTCACGCTGGAGACCTCGGCATATGAAGAACGGGACGCCAGTGGGCAAGTGGTCCATGTGCGTCCCGCCGGCAAACCCCAGGAACTCAGGGTGGTCCTTTTGCGGGACGGCGAGGGGTGGAAGATCGCCGAGATCCTGGCCAGGCAGACGTGA
- the lipB gene encoding lipoyl(octanoyl) transferase LipB, whose protein sequence is MTLEFSQLGLAPDFVDYMQGWEIQRELHNKVVVGEKPSTVLLLEHAAVYTAGKLTEDHERPFDGTPVVPVDRGGKLTWHGPGQLIAYPILKLKNRAGIRDYVERLEEVMIAIMEEYGIKASRVKGRAGVWVLADDKGPDRKIAAIGIRVLDGVTMHGVAINCSNDLAPYAQIIACGITDASVTTMSIETGRTINPADIAERFKEEFRKHEEALVSSPEGAIQ, encoded by the coding sequence ATGACTCTTGAGTTTTCACAGCTGGGTCTTGCCCCGGATTTCGTTGACTATATGCAGGGCTGGGAAATCCAGCGCGAACTCCACAACAAAGTTGTTGTCGGCGAGAAACCCAGCACCGTCCTGCTCCTCGAGCATGCGGCGGTCTACACGGCAGGCAAGCTCACGGAGGACCACGAGCGTCCTTTTGACGGCACTCCCGTTGTCCCTGTTGATCGGGGTGGCAAACTGACTTGGCACGGGCCGGGTCAGCTGATTGCCTACCCCATCCTCAAACTGAAAAACCGCGCCGGCATCCGTGACTACGTCGAGCGTCTCGAAGAGGTCATGATCGCGATCATGGAGGAGTACGGGATCAAAGCCAGCCGGGTCAAGGGCCGGGCGGGCGTCTGGGTCCTGGCAGATGACAAGGGTCCGGACCGCAAGATCGCCGCGATCGGCATCCGCGTCCTGGACGGCGTCACCATGCACGGCGTGGCCATCAACTGCAGCAACGATCTCGCGCCTTACGCGCAGATCATCGCATGCGGCATCACGGATGCCAGTGTCACCACCATGTCCATCGAGACCGGGCGGACCATCAACCCCGCCGACATTGCTGAGCGCTTCAAGGAAGAGTTCCGCAAGCACGAAGAAGCACTCGTATCCAGCCCCGAAGGAGCAATCCAGTGA